The Kineococcus radiotolerans SRS30216 = ATCC BAA-149 genomic interval GAAGTCGTGCGCCGCTCAGATCAAGGTCGGAGGCGCCGCTGGAGTGCCTTGATGGAGTGGTCATCGAGGTGCAGCCAGCGCAGGTAGGCGTCGGTTGAGCCGTAGACGGCGCTGACGTGCTCGAGCATCTGCCGGATGTCGTCGCCACCTGTGCGGTGGTGCTCGGACCCGCCCGAGGTGCGGTCGGAGTCCTCTGGGAGCAGCGAGTAGTCGTCGATGATGACGTCGCGGTCCACACCGACGAGATCGAGCAAGAGGGCGATCACCATGCCGGTGCGATCTCGACCGGCGCGGCAGGAGAGCAGGACGGGGCCCGGCGCGGCATCGGCCAGGGCGGCAAAGATGGGCGCGATGTGAGCGGCGTTGCGCTGCAGGCTGCTGCTGTAGATGTCCCCGAGGGTGTGGAACCGGCTGAAGTCCTCCTGGGCCTCGGCGACCGGGTCGATCAGGGGGAGTGACCGGTAGCCCGTCGATGTCGCCAGCGGGTGCGGGTGCGTCGACAGTTCGTGCTCGGAGCGCAGGTCCAGGACCGTGCTGAAGCCGAAGGAGGTCGCGGCGGTGAGCTCGTCCTGGCTCAGGTGCTGCGGGGTGTCGGCGCGGAGGATGCGTCGGATGGGTACCCGTTCGTAGCGAGGTAGCGGCAGGTCGGCGGAGTTCGCGAAGCCGGACAGCAGTCCGCGGGTACGGAGGGGGTTGCTCGCGTCCACGGTCTCGACCCTATGCAGAGGACCACTCCGGACGCATGAGGGTCGTGGGCCAGCGCATGGTGGTGATGACCAGGTGTCAGGTGCGAACCGCAATCGTCTGTCTTCCGAGACGATCGTGAGGTCCTCGACGTCCTGGCCAGCGGGATGACCGTGAAGTCGCAGCCCGCCGTGACCGCGTCTGCAGCGCGGTACGACCGCGAGGGCGACCCTGGTGGCCCCCACTACGTCCAGGCTGGATCTCGACCTCGTTCCCGGCAGAAGGTTGCCCCTGCCGGGACCGATCCGCGCCGGTGGAAGCGCTTCTTCCTCCCCCTCCTGGTCGAGTTTTCACCCTTGTGACGGGACATCGTGACGGGTGATGAGCAAGACCGCGGCGAGGAGTCCAGCGGTGGTACGTACGTGGTTCCAGCGCAACCACGCGCCGGCGTAGGCGCCGAACACCACCTGCCCGTAGGCGAGGCGGTCGTTCAGCGGAACGTTGACGACGACGGTGACCGCCACGACGCCGAGGAGGTAGCTCGCACAACCGCCCACGACCAGGAGGTCGGAGTTACGAACGGCCAGCACCCCCAGCACCAGGCACGCGGCGGCAGTGCCGAACAGAACCACCATGAACGGCGGCCGGAGCGCGAGGACGTTGATGGAGCGCATCGCTCGTCCTGCCTCCGCCTCGGGCAGGCGCGCCAGCGCGGGTACGGCGAAGGTGGAGAAGGCGAAGAACACGCCACCGACCACCGCGCACCCGATTCCACTGGCCAGCGTCAGGGTCCTCATCAGCCCCACGCCCCGCTGGCGGCGACTCGGCGGGCGTAGTCGTCGAAGGAGCGCGGTGCGCGGCCCAGCGCTTCCTGGACACCGGTACTCAAACACTCCCCCCGCCCGTCGAGGACCTCGGTGAACAGCTAGGTCAGCAGCGCCACCACGTCGGCGGGCACACCCTGCTCGCTCAAGGACTCCCGGTAGCTCTCAACGGAGACCTGCTCGTAGTCCACGCGCCGGTCCAGGGCAGAGGAGATCGACGTCAGCGCCGCGGGGAAGGTCAGCAGGTGCGGGCCGCTCACCTCATACGTCGCCCCGGTGTGACGGTGGTCCAGGAGGGCCGCGGCGGCGACGTCGGCGACGTCCTCGGCGTCGACGAATGGCTCGGCCACCGGCCCGACGGGCAGGCGCACCACGCCGGCGCGGACGTGGTCGCGGAGGAACTTCTCGTCGAAGTCCTGCATGAAGAAGCTGGCCCGCACCACCACCGTGGCCGGGGCGACCTCGCGAACACGCGCCTCGGCACGCTGCGCCTCCTCCTCACCGCGCCCCGAGAGCAGCACCAGTCGCTGCACCCCGCGCTCCACGGCGGTCCGGGCGAAGGCGGTGACGACCTCGGGGGCGCCGGGGACGGCGAGGTCTGGGGCGTAGGCGACGTAGGCCGCGCCCGCGCCGTCGAGGACCGCTCCCCAGGTGTCCGGGTCGCCCCACTGGAACGAGGGGTGGGCCGCCCGCGAGGCCACTCGCACCTCCCGTCCGCCGCGCCGAAGCCTTTCGGCCACCCGCCGCCCGGTAGTGCCCGTACCGCCGAGGAGGAGGACAGGTCGCGGGTCGGCGGCCGCGGCTGCGCCGGTCGTGCTGCTGGTGCCGGTCGTGCTGCTCGTATCGGTCATGGACCCAGCCAACGGCCCGCGGGTGCGTGCGCGACATGCTCCGGAACCGCACCCGGATGCGCGGGCGTCTCACACCGCGCCCACCCCCATCGGATGCGGGGCTACGGTGGGGAGCCGTGGACCCCCTCGCGAACCTGCTCGCCGGCCCCCGTGCCCGCGGGGCGTTCGTGCTGCGCTGCGACCTGGACCCCCCCGTGGGCGCTGCGGGTGCACGACCGCGCCCCGCTGACCGTCCTGGCCGTCGTGACCGGGTCGGCCTGGGTGCTGCGCCACGGCACGGCACCGCAGCGGATCGTCTCCGGGGACGTGGCGGTGGTCCGCGGCCCGGACCCCTACGTCGTAGCCGACGACCCGGACACCCCGCCGCAGGCGCTCATCGACGTCGACCAGCGCTGCACCACCCTCGACGGCGTCGGGGTGCCCCTGGGCTGGCGGGGCGCTGGGGTCTGGGGCAACAGAGACGGCGACGGCGGCACCCAACTGCTCACCGGCACCTACACCGAGCACGGGGCGCTCAACCGGCGGCTGCTCGACGCCCTGCCGGCCCTGGTCGTCCTCCGGGCCGACGCCGCGACCGCCCCCGTCCTGACCTGGCTGACGCAAGAGGTCACCCACCACGCCCCCGGGCAGGAGGCGGTCCTGGACCGGTTGCTGGACCTGCTGCTCGTGACGGCGTTGCGGGCCTGGTTCGACACCTCTCGTGCCACCGCACCCGGCTGGTACACCGCCGCCGCCGACCCCGTCGTCGGCCCGGCCCTGCGGCTGCTGCAGGACCATCCGGAGCACCCTTGGACCATCGGCTCGCTCGCCGCGGCGGCCGCCACCAGCCGGGCGACCCTGGCCCGCCGCTTCACCGCCCTCCTCGGCCGGCCGCCCATGGGTTACCTCACCACCTGGCGTCTCGATCTAGCCGCCGACCTCCTCCTCGAGCCCGGCACAACGCTCACCGCCGTCGCCCGCCGGGTCGGGTACGGGTCCCCCTACGCCCTCAGCGCCGCCTTCACCCGCCAATTCGGCATCAGCCCCACCCAGCACCGGGATGCCGGCACCCGTGGCGCCGGCCATGAGGCACTCAGCGGCACAACGACCCACCACGCGCATGTGAGCACCGGGCGGCGGTAGCCGACAGGGTTGCTCGTTTACGCCCACCAGCACCCTCAGGTGCTGCTCGCTCTTCGTCATGTGCGGACGTCTCCAGTTCGCCGAGGTCGCGCACTGAGCGCGGGATGAACGCGAGGTGTCACCCAGAGCCGAGGACTTCGACCCAGACGGTGGTTGCCCGTGTCGTCACCGAGCCGGGAATGGCGCGATGTCGCTGCTCCACTGCTGCGCTGCCGTGAGCAGCTGGGCGCGGTCGACCCGAAACGGGATGCTGTACTCGTAGATGCGGGGCTTGGGACCCGCCGACCAGTCGGGCTTGCCGGCCACCGCTTCCAGGGACAGGTGCACGCGCAGCATCGTCTGCTCGCCCTCGACCGCGGCCACGCTGAAGGCCAGGTTGGGCTCAATGAACATCAGCGTGCTCGTCACCATGTCAGAGCCGGGGTCGTCACTCGGCTCAAGGCGTCCTTCGGCCGCGGCGTGCAGCCAGTCCAGCAGCTCCTGCGCCTCCCACGTGGTCAGGCTCGGGTCGTCGAAGGTCCATATCTCACCGGCGGCGGTGCGCACCCTGCCGTGCACTATGACCCAGTTGGCGTCCAGTTCGTCGGCAGTGGTGAGGTCTGGGTACTCGTAGCCGCTAAGACGCAGCTCGAAGGCGGCGCCGTCGGTGGAGGTGAGCTTCACCTGGTGAGTGTCCCGCGTCTGCGCTGGCGGGGAGGCTCGACGCGGGGCTTGGTCCCGCTCCGACCGGGTGCTCGAAACCGCTCGCTCTTCGCCATGACCGCAAGATCATCGCCCGGCCAACTGCGCGCGGACGGCGGGATGACCGTGACGTCGTGCGGTGCGCGGTCGAGCCCTCAGTGTGAACGGGTTCGGGGCATGGCCGGGTCTCGGGTGCGATCAGGGCGCAGGAGGTCGCAGGTCGGGCAGGTGCTCCGCGACCCACGCGGTCAGGTCAGGGCGCGTCGCGGGCCAGCGCCTGCGCAACCGCTGGATCTCGACTGCCGCCGCGGACTGCTCCCGGTGGCCCCACAGGAAGGTGAGCAGTTCCGAACCCCACGGCGGGGCCACCACGAGTCCCGACGCGTCGTACATCGGCTGAGGGTTGTGCTTGGACTTCCACGCCTGCCCCAGGGCGGTGATCGCAGCGGGGACGTCCTCGGCCCGCCCGTGGGTGGCGATGAGCTCACTGGCGTAGCGGCGGTTGGCGCTGGAGCGGTCCTGCAGGAGCCGCTCCCACAGGTTCTTGGCCACCGGGTAGCCCCCACGGTGGACGAGGTGCGCCATCGCGCCCAGGCGGACTTCGAGGCTTGCGGAGCGGCTCAGCACCTCCAGCGCCTGCTGCACCGCGGCGGTGTCGGGGCAGCGACCGAGAGCGTCGACGGCGTCGCTGGCCACGACCACCGCGTCGGGGCCCTTGATCCCGGCGTGGTGCACCCCGACGTCGGCCACGGCGGCCGCCGTCTGCTCGCTGAGGGGGGTGGGCATCACCGCGAGGATCTGCAGGACCGGCCAGTGCAGGTCCCGGCACGGGCTGGTCAGCAGCTCGGTGAGCAGCTCCTGCGGCAGTCGCGGTACGGGCTGGAAGTCGGGGAACGACCAGGACGCGACCTGGTCAAGGGCGTCCTGCAGCGCCCAGAGCAGGGAGCTGACGGGCCGCGGTGCCCGGGTCCGGGTGGGCGAAGCCCGCAGGGCCGAGCGCAGCTCCTGCACCGCCGCATCCAGCACCTGCCGGCACAGGCGCTCCTCGGGGATGTTGCGCAAGGCAAAGAGGCACCCCTGGGCGGCGCGGTCGCGGAAGCCGGGGAAGGCGGTGGGGTCGGTGACGATGTCCAGCAACTGCTGCACGACCCGTGTCCCGCCGATGGCGAATAGGGCGCGGGGGTAGGGGCCGGAGATGTGCTCGTCTGGGCCGGGGCCGCCGATCAGCTCGTGCAGCCAGGCGTCGCTGACCGTCTCGGCGATGTCCAGCGGCTGGCTGAGCAGTACCGGTGTCCCGGCG includes:
- a CDS encoding tyrosine-protein phosphatase, whose protein sequence is MDASNPLRTRGLLSGFANSADLPLPRYERVPIRRILRADTPQHLSQDELTAATSFGFSTVLDLRSEHELSTHPHPLATSTGYRSLPLIDPVAEAQEDFSRFHTLGDIYSSSLQRNAAHIAPIFAALADAAPGPVLLSCRAGRDRTGMVIALLLDLVGVDRDVIIDDYSLLPEDSDRTSGGSEHHRTGGDDIRQMLEHVSAVYGSTDAYLRWLHLDDHSIKALQRRLRP
- a CDS encoding DUF1772 domain-containing protein, which translates into the protein MRTLTLASGIGCAVVGGVFFAFSTFAVPALARLPEAEAGRAMRSINVLALRPPFMVVLFGTAAACLVLGVLAVRNSDLLVVGGCASYLLGVVAVTVVVNVPLNDRLAYGQVVFGAYAGAWLRWNHVRTTAGLLAAVLLITRHDVPSQG
- a CDS encoding WapI family immunity protein, producing MKLTSTDGAAFELRLSGYEYPDLTTADELDANWVIVHGRVRTAAGEIWTFDDPSLTTWEAQELLDWLHAAAEGRLEPSDDPGSDMVTSTLMFIEPNLAFSVAAVEGEQTMLRVHLSLEAVAGKPDWSAGPKPRIYEYSIPFRVDRAQLLTAAQQWSSDIAPFPAR
- a CDS encoding HEAT repeat domain-containing protein; this translates as MQIKVAASDAAAAASVFDDPDADEVLHRTDPIIDEQVDAQAATFWLEIDRSHRPTAVGTALRLRYAGTPVLLSQPLDIAETVSDAWLHELIGGPGPDEHISGPYPRALFAIGGTRVVQQLLDIVTDPTAFPGFRDRAAQGCLFALRNIPEERLCRQVLDAAVQELRSALRASPTRTRAPRPVSSLLWALQDALDQVASWSFPDFQPVPRLPQELLTELLTSPCRDLHWPVLQILAVMPTPLSEQTAAAVADVGVHHAGIKGPDAVVVASDAVDALGRCPDTAAVQQALEVLSRSASLEVRLGAMAHLVHRGGYPVAKNLWERLLQDRSSANRRYASELIATHGRAEDVPAAITALGQAWKSKHNPQPMYDASGLVVAPPWGSELLTFLWGHREQSAAAVEIQRLRRRWPATRPDLTAWVAEHLPDLRPPAP